One window from the genome of Synergistetes bacterium HGW-Synergistetes-1 encodes:
- the rnc gene encoding ribonuclease III: MKSTADSERLAEDLQKKIGYRFKNKDLLKQALTHSSYANESGSSSHNERLEFLGDAVLELTVSEHLYNKYKDLDEGQLTRIRSQIVCEKKLYKWGLMLGLQESIKLGKSLIKKGPTVAVTADAAESLFGAVFLDGGYTHVLSLAKSYVEFHQAELSPDRLDTKTMLQETLQAMGMGVPYYKTIERSGPDHSLLFKVQVTIDEKILAEAWGKSIKEAEFNAAKTALEKTESSDSYRRLR, encoded by the coding sequence ATGAAGAGCACAGCTGATAGTGAGAGGCTGGCAGAAGATCTTCAGAAAAAGATAGGCTACAGATTTAAGAACAAAGATCTTCTCAAACAAGCCCTGACCCATTCATCGTACGCAAATGAGTCAGGGTCATCTTCACATAATGAGAGACTGGAGTTTCTCGGTGATGCTGTACTTGAACTCACCGTTTCGGAGCATCTTTACAATAAATACAAAGATCTCGATGAAGGACAGCTTACCAGAATACGTTCGCAGATCGTATGTGAAAAAAAACTATACAAGTGGGGCCTCATGCTCGGGCTTCAGGAATCAATAAAGCTCGGAAAGAGCCTAATTAAGAAAGGCCCGACAGTAGCAGTAACGGCTGACGCTGCTGAATCGCTCTTTGGAGCCGTATTCCTCGATGGAGGATATACTCATGTCCTGTCGCTGGCGAAGAGTTATGTCGAATTCCATCAGGCGGAGCTTTCACCTGACAGGCTTGACACAAAGACCATGCTACAGGAAACTTTGCAGGCGATGGGAATGGGAGTTCCTTACTACAAGACCATTGAACGATCAGGCCCTGATCATTCTTTGCTATTTAAAGTACAGGTGACGATAGACGAAAAAATACTTGCCGAAGCATGGGGCAAATCCATTAAAGAAGCAGAATTCAACGCCGCGAAGACAGCACTGGAAAAGACGGAAAGCTCCGACAGTTATCGCCGGTTGCGATAG
- the pyrB gene encoding aspartate carbamoyltransferase catalytic subunit (catalyzes the transfer of the carbamoyl moiety from carbamoyl phosphate to L- aspartate in pyrimidine biosynthesis) translates to MPSEVGQIVWRHRNVIDVDCFTREELYFLLDQARHMENVMDRPIKKVPVLRGKMAVNLFFENSTRTRVSFELAEKMLSADVVNWSVSGSSHAKGETMRDTAWTLEAMGADIVVMRHGAVGSAQYLASKLKRAIVLNAGDGTHAHPTQALLDLYTAWKHLGNLEGKKIALVGDVLHSRVARSDIIAFKTIGCDVVLSGPPTMMPREINSLGCRYEKDPKKAVENADMVYLLRIQKERQQDGLFPSVDEYHRWWGADDDLMKYAKPGALAMHPGPINRGVEIASEVADGHQSVILEQVRSGVAIRMALLYLCGGGAR, encoded by the coding sequence ATGCCCAGTGAGGTCGGACAGATAGTTTGGCGTCACAGAAATGTGATAGATGTAGACTGTTTTACAAGGGAGGAACTATACTTCCTGCTCGATCAGGCGCGCCATATGGAGAACGTAATGGACAGACCGATCAAAAAGGTCCCGGTCCTGCGCGGTAAGATGGCTGTCAATCTTTTCTTTGAAAATTCAACAAGGACAAGGGTCTCATTTGAGCTTGCAGAGAAGATGCTTTCTGCAGATGTGGTCAACTGGTCTGTTTCAGGCTCAAGCCACGCTAAGGGCGAGACAATGAGGGACACAGCCTGGACCCTTGAAGCAATGGGAGCGGATATAGTAGTAATGCGGCACGGAGCTGTAGGATCTGCACAGTATCTGGCTTCAAAGCTGAAAAGGGCAATAGTTCTGAACGCGGGAGACGGGACCCACGCCCATCCCACACAGGCCCTGCTTGACCTTTACACTGCATGGAAACACCTGGGTAATCTGGAAGGCAAAAAAATCGCCCTTGTAGGTGACGTCCTCCACAGCCGTGTAGCAAGAAGCGACATAATAGCGTTTAAAACTATAGGGTGCGATGTGGTCCTCTCAGGGCCCCCTACAATGATGCCGAGAGAGATAAACTCACTGGGCTGCCGGTATGAGAAAGATCCCAAAAAAGCTGTTGAGAATGCTGACATGGTATACCTTCTCAGGATACAGAAAGAGAGACAGCAGGATGGACTCTTCCCGTCTGTAGACGAATACCACCGCTGGTGGGGCGCCGACGATGATTTGATGAAGTATGCGAAACCCGGAGCTCTTGCGATGCATCCGGGACCGATCAACAGGGGCGTGGAAATTGCCTCCGAAGTTGCAGACGGACATCAGAGCGTAATACTGGAGCAGGTGCGTTCAGGAGTCGCGATACGCATGGCTCTTCTCTATCTCTGTGGAGGAGGCGCAAGATAA
- the fabG gene encoding 3-oxoacyl-[acyl-carrier-protein] reductase encodes MQKERIALVTGGGRGIGREIALELARRGCSVALNYSRSEKAAEEAAAEIEAMGRKALTVKADVSSAAEVKEMFAFVASKLGTVEILVCNAGITRDNLLMRMKAEEWNDVISADLSSLFYCAKEALRPMLKARWGRIIAISSITGLIGNPGQCNYAAAKAGMTGFIKSLAREVGSRGITANAVAPGYIETDMTSELPAEIKEAMLKNIPSGRTGTPSDVAKAVAFLASDDSEYIQGQVIAVDGGMTM; translated from the coding sequence ATGCAGAAGGAAAGGATAGCTCTTGTAACAGGCGGCGGCAGAGGCATAGGGAGAGAGATAGCACTTGAACTGGCCCGCAGAGGGTGTTCGGTTGCCCTTAACTACAGCAGGTCGGAAAAAGCGGCTGAGGAGGCCGCTGCTGAGATAGAAGCAATGGGCCGTAAGGCCCTGACTGTCAAGGCGGACGTATCATCCGCAGCTGAAGTGAAAGAGATGTTCGCATTTGTTGCGTCAAAGCTTGGAACTGTAGAAATACTTGTGTGCAATGCAGGCATCACCAGAGACAATCTTCTTATGAGGATGAAGGCCGAGGAGTGGAACGATGTTATCTCGGCAGACCTTTCATCGCTTTTTTATTGCGCCAAAGAAGCCTTGAGACCTATGCTGAAGGCAAGATGGGGAAGAATAATAGCCATAAGCTCAATCACAGGCCTAATAGGAAATCCCGGACAGTGCAACTATGCTGCTGCTAAAGCAGGGATGACAGGGTTCATAAAAAGTCTTGCAAGGGAAGTAGGTTCAAGGGGTATCACTGCCAATGCAGTAGCTCCGGGTTACATAGAAACAGACATGACCTCGGAACTGCCTGCGGAAATCAAGGAAGCGATGCTGAAGAACATTCCGTCAGGAAGGACAGGAACTCCTTCAGACGTTGCGAAAGCCGTTGCATTTCTGGCTTCAGACGATTCAGAATACATACAGGGTCAGGTAATAGCCGTTGACGGCGGCATGACTATGTAG
- a CDS encoding acyl carrier protein, producing MKLEEVQAKLKEIVMDRLNAEEEQIKPEASFVEDLGADSLDIVELIMGIEEEFDIEIPDEDAEKLTTVGEAMSYVKAKLGVEG from the coding sequence ATGAAATTGGAAGAAGTACAGGCAAAACTTAAGGAGATCGTAATGGATCGCCTTAACGCGGAAGAGGAGCAGATCAAGCCCGAAGCATCATTTGTTGAAGATCTTGGCGCTGACTCCCTTGACATCGTTGAGCTTATCATGGGAATCGAAGAGGAATTTGACATTGAGATCCCGGATGAAGATGCAGAGAAACTCACCACAGTTGGCGAGGCAATGAGTTACGTAAAGGCCAAATTGGGAGTAGAAGGCTAA
- the fabF gene encoding beta-ketoacyl-[acyl-carrier-protein] synthase II, with translation MRRVVITGAGAVTPIGIGKEEFWKSLEEGKSGVGLITLFDTSKHSVKIGAEVKDFDPEQWLDKKEARRTDRILHLSTAATDLAVKDAGLDLGSLDKEKFGVYIGSGVGGIGTIDDNFTALFEKGPSRVSPFMVPMMIANMPAAYAAIRYGAIGPNMAVVTACASSINSIGEAYYCIQRGDADIMISGGAEAAITSIATAGFTSLKALSTRNDDPEHASRPFDLGRDGFVMGEGSGILILEELEHAKKRGAHIYAEITGYGNTCDAYHITAPDPTGDGAYRSMAMAMKNAGWTPEDVDLINAHGTSTPLNDKMETAAIKRLLGDHGCTVMVQSTKSMVGHLLGAAGAVETIAALLAIEEGIVHPTINQFDPDPECDLNTVPNKAVSAEVNKVLINNFGFGGHNGVLAIERFKD, from the coding sequence ATGAGAAGAGTAGTGATCACAGGAGCGGGTGCAGTAACGCCCATAGGGATCGGCAAAGAGGAATTCTGGAAGTCTCTTGAAGAAGGCAAAAGCGGTGTTGGCCTTATTACCCTTTTTGATACTTCTAAGCACAGCGTAAAAATAGGCGCAGAGGTAAAAGATTTTGATCCTGAACAGTGGCTTGACAAAAAAGAGGCACGGCGTACAGACAGAATACTGCACCTCTCTACAGCTGCGACTGACCTGGCTGTAAAAGACGCCGGTCTTGATCTTGGATCTTTGGATAAGGAAAAGTTCGGCGTCTATATAGGAAGCGGTGTCGGAGGGATCGGAACCATAGATGACAACTTTACCGCTCTTTTTGAGAAAGGACCAAGCAGGGTGAGCCCCTTCATGGTGCCGATGATGATAGCAAATATGCCTGCAGCCTATGCCGCAATAAGGTATGGAGCAATAGGCCCCAATATGGCAGTAGTAACTGCCTGCGCTTCTTCTATAAACAGTATAGGAGAAGCTTATTACTGTATACAGCGCGGAGATGCAGACATAATGATCTCCGGAGGAGCAGAGGCTGCTATCACATCGATAGCCACCGCAGGTTTTACATCCCTCAAAGCCCTCTCTACGAGGAACGATGACCCCGAACATGCCTCACGTCCCTTCGACTTAGGCCGCGACGGTTTCGTAATGGGCGAAGGTTCCGGGATACTTATCCTTGAGGAGCTCGAACACGCAAAAAAACGAGGTGCTCACATCTACGCAGAGATAACAGGTTACGGCAATACATGTGACGCATACCACATAACAGCGCCTGATCCTACTGGCGACGGTGCTTACCGCTCTATGGCCATGGCAATGAAAAATGCAGGATGGACTCCTGAAGATGTTGACCTTATAAATGCCCACGGGACTTCGACTCCTTTGAACGACAAGATGGAGACCGCTGCAATAAAGAGGCTCCTTGGTGACCATGGCTGTACAGTTATGGTCCAGTCAACAAAATCCATGGTTGGACACCTTCTCGGTGCCGCAGGAGCTGTTGAAACTATAGCAGCGCTTTTGGCGATAGAGGAAGGCATAGTTCATCCGACTATAAACCAGTTTGATCCGGATCCCGAGTGTGACCTCAATACTGTTCCAAACAAAGCTGTCAGTGCTGAAGTAAACAAAGTCCTGATAAACAATTTTGGCTTTGGAGGCCACAACGGAGTTCTTGCGATCGAACGCTTCAAAGACTGA
- a CDS encoding phosphate acyltransferase PlsX: MLIALDAMGGDHAPLEPCNAAILACREQPHLSVALIGDSEKIKPIIEKAEKNVRSRLNIVPANEVINGGDSPSISIRRKKNSSLVIGFEMVRSGEAAGIVSSGNTGAIAAGGVILLGRIPGIDRPGLGAMLPVLNRPTLLMDVGGTVRCKPINLFQFAQMGSIYMKLFRNVENPSVRLLNMGEELTKGDEVISAARQLIENSDLNYQGYAEANDIPNGISDVIICDGFTGNVVIKFGEGLGELLKDQFKEEYANHLLPKVGLLFMWPAMKRVLGRFDWEKAGGSPVLGVNGTVIKVHGRSKSKAISYAILGAANFVEHNGVGRIREEIARGGAQ; encoded by the coding sequence ATGCTGATAGCACTTGATGCAATGGGAGGGGACCACGCTCCGCTGGAGCCGTGCAACGCTGCCATTCTTGCCTGTCGCGAGCAGCCGCATCTTTCCGTTGCGCTGATCGGTGACAGCGAAAAAATTAAACCGATAATTGAAAAAGCAGAAAAAAATGTCCGTTCGAGGCTGAATATAGTTCCCGCGAACGAAGTGATAAACGGAGGAGACTCTCCTTCGATCTCCATAAGGAGAAAAAAGAATTCGAGCCTGGTCATAGGTTTCGAAATGGTTCGCTCAGGTGAAGCCGCGGGTATCGTATCATCCGGCAACACAGGGGCGATCGCAGCAGGAGGAGTTATCCTCCTGGGGCGTATCCCGGGAATAGACAGACCGGGTCTGGGAGCAATGCTTCCGGTCCTGAACAGGCCTACCCTGTTGATGGATGTAGGGGGCACAGTCAGGTGCAAACCTATAAACCTTTTCCAGTTTGCCCAGATGGGATCCATATACATGAAGCTCTTCAGGAATGTTGAAAACCCCTCGGTTCGTCTTCTGAATATGGGCGAGGAACTGACAAAGGGGGACGAAGTTATATCTGCCGCAAGACAGCTGATAGAAAACAGCGATCTGAATTATCAGGGATATGCTGAAGCGAACGACATACCAAACGGCATATCAGACGTAATAATCTGCGACGGTTTTACCGGGAATGTCGTTATCAAATTCGGAGAAGGCCTGGGAGAACTGCTGAAAGACCAGTTTAAGGAAGAATATGCCAACCATTTGCTGCCCAAGGTGGGACTTTTATTTATGTGGCCTGCAATGAAGAGGGTACTTGGAAGGTTTGACTGGGAAAAAGCAGGAGGATCTCCGGTCCTTGGAGTAAACGGGACTGTGATCAAAGTACATGGGCGCTCAAAAAGTAAGGCAATATCATACGCGATACTTGGAGCAGCAAATTTTGTAGAGCACAACGGAGTCGGAAGGATCAGAGAAGAAATAGCCAGAGGTGGTGCGCAATGA
- the fabD gene encoding [acyl-carrier-protein] S-malonyltransferase, producing MKYSLIFPGQGAQRPGMGKDLYDKFDVSKSVFEEADDALGFKLSDIIFNGTKEDLMKTAITQPAILTVSIAALRGLESAYGKKLEPFLAAGHSLGEYTSLVAAGAVSLADGVRLVHLRGTLMQEAVPVGIGAMSAIVGMNMEEVVEFCKEEAHGEVCEAANINSQEQIVISGHKGAVDRASAAIEATGRAKVLPLRVSAPFHCELMRPVGVKLRDEFENISWNEPSCPIVTNAAAKAVQDVGTLKEALYMQTFSPVLWMQSVLEMERKGTEGYIELGPGSVLSGLIRKISKSKRPYPVSGPEELEAALEFLRGGI from the coding sequence ATGAAATATTCTCTTATTTTCCCCGGACAGGGCGCTCAAAGGCCCGGCATGGGCAAGGACCTTTATGATAAGTTCGATGTCTCTAAAAGTGTCTTTGAAGAGGCAGACGATGCCCTTGGATTTAAGTTAAGTGACATTATCTTTAACGGAACAAAAGAAGATCTTATGAAGACGGCCATAACGCAGCCTGCGATCCTGACTGTAAGCATAGCTGCTTTAAGAGGCCTTGAGAGCGCTTACGGAAAAAAGCTTGAACCATTTCTGGCTGCAGGCCATAGCCTTGGAGAATACACTTCACTTGTTGCTGCGGGTGCGGTAAGCCTTGCTGACGGAGTCAGACTCGTTCATCTGAGAGGCACACTGATGCAGGAGGCTGTCCCTGTCGGAATAGGCGCTATGTCTGCGATAGTAGGAATGAACATGGAGGAAGTAGTCGAATTCTGTAAAGAAGAGGCCCATGGTGAGGTTTGTGAAGCGGCCAACATCAATTCACAGGAACAGATAGTCATATCAGGGCATAAGGGAGCAGTCGACAGGGCTTCGGCAGCAATAGAAGCGACCGGAAGGGCGAAAGTACTCCCACTGAGAGTAAGCGCTCCTTTCCATTGCGAACTCATGCGCCCCGTAGGCGTTAAGCTGAGGGATGAATTTGAGAATATCAGCTGGAACGAGCCCTCCTGTCCTATCGTGACCAATGCCGCAGCAAAAGCGGTGCAGGATGTAGGAACTCTCAAAGAAGCACTTTACATGCAGACATTTTCACCTGTGCTCTGGATGCAGAGTGTGCTTGAAATGGAGAGGAAAGGCACGGAAGGGTATATAGAGCTTGGTCCCGGGAGCGTCCTTTCAGGCCTGATCAGAAAGATATCAAAGAGTAAGAGACCATATCCGGTCTCAGGACCAGAAGAGCTGGAAGCAGCCCTTGAGTTTTTGAGAGGGGGAATTTGA
- a CDS encoding transcription factor FapR yields the protein MRSELKKQRHRQLIELISTNPLMTDEEIAASLGVSMSTVRLDRGLLSIPELRERMRTMAEQATSRLKSLRAEEVVGELLELEPDGWALSVLNTTRDMAFRHTNLVGDYYIYAQAATLAIATIDREMVVVGSARLRYRRAAFVGERILARSKVGTYKGDKYVVSVHTRVGDREVFVGRFVVVAKNSEELA from the coding sequence TTGCGTTCAGAGCTGAAAAAGCAAAGGCACAGACAGCTTATAGAGCTGATATCCACTAACCCTCTCATGACGGACGAAGAGATAGCCGCTTCCCTTGGAGTGAGCATGAGTACGGTGCGTCTTGATCGTGGTCTTCTCTCTATACCTGAGCTGAGGGAAAGAATGCGGACAATGGCCGAGCAGGCGACCAGCAGGCTCAAGTCTTTAAGGGCAGAAGAAGTGGTCGGCGAACTTCTTGAACTCGAGCCTGACGGATGGGCTCTTTCTGTGTTGAACACGACCAGGGACATGGCATTCAGACATACGAATCTTGTTGGTGATTATTATATATACGCCCAGGCTGCTACTCTGGCAATAGCGACGATCGACAGGGAAATGGTAGTAGTAGGATCCGCAAGGCTGAGGTATCGCCGAGCGGCTTTCGTCGGAGAAAGGATACTTGCAAGATCCAAAGTGGGGACTTACAAGGGAGACAAATATGTCGTCAGTGTGCATACACGGGTCGGCGACAGGGAAGTATTTGTCGGAAGATTTGTTGTAGTCGCCAAGAATTCAGAGGAGCTAGCTTAA
- a CDS encoding bifunctional pyr operon transcriptional regulator/uracil phosphoribosyltransferase PyrR has protein sequence MSSDDLNRVIKRIAHEMVEQNKGTENMILVGIHRRGVYLARRLQKIIEEVEGTKVPCGELDITLYRDDLTMLFEQPMVHSTRMPQDISGKNIYLVDDVLYTGRTVRAALEALVDLGRPSSVKLAVIIDRGHRELPIHADMCGKNVPTSKNEVIEVKVTELDGKDEVVICERDAQ, from the coding sequence ATGAGTTCCGATGACCTCAACAGGGTGATCAAGAGGATCGCACATGAAATGGTCGAGCAGAACAAGGGTACCGAAAACATGATCCTTGTAGGCATTCACAGAAGGGGCGTCTACCTTGCACGCCGCCTGCAGAAGATCATCGAAGAGGTCGAGGGTACTAAGGTCCCATGCGGTGAGCTTGATATCACCTTGTACAGAGATGATCTGACCATGCTTTTCGAACAGCCGATGGTCCACAGCACGAGGATGCCCCAGGACATCTCCGGTAAGAATATTTATCTTGTAGATGACGTTCTTTACACAGGAAGAACTGTGCGTGCTGCCCTTGAGGCCCTTGTAGACCTCGGGCGTCCCTCATCAGTGAAGCTGGCTGTAATAATCGACAGAGGCCACAGGGAACTTCCAATACACGCGGATATGTGCGGCAAGAATGTGCCGACATCCAAAAATGAAGTTATCGAAGTGAAAGTCACAGAGCTTGACGGAAAGGATGAGGTGGTGATCTGTGAACGCGATGCCCAGTGA
- a CDS encoding enoyl-[acyl-carrier-protein] reductase FabK — protein MFENNRVTKLLKIKYPVIQGGMAWVADADLAAAVSNAGGLGVIAAASMPPELLEEQIVKIRKLTDKPFGMNIMLLSPTSDDALEIAAQYKVPVVTTGAGMPGKVLERLKPLGTIVIPVIASTAHAERVSKQGADAVVAEGNEAGGHIGEITTMNLVPQVVDVVSIPVIAAGGVADGRGMAAAFALGAEGVQVGTRFVCAAESNVHFNYKEKIIEANDRATVVTGRSTGHPVRGIKNKLSREFEELEKKGASTEELEKLGTGKLRLAVVDGDTMWGSLMAGQSAGLVKRIEPASAIIMDIVNGAAAEIERLKRFAD, from the coding sequence ATGTTCGAAAACAATCGAGTTACCAAACTTCTGAAGATAAAATATCCTGTAATTCAGGGAGGTATGGCATGGGTAGCAGACGCTGACCTGGCAGCCGCAGTAAGCAACGCCGGCGGTCTGGGTGTAATAGCAGCTGCAAGTATGCCCCCTGAACTTCTGGAAGAGCAGATAGTAAAAATCAGGAAATTGACTGACAAGCCTTTCGGGATGAATATAATGCTCCTTTCCCCAACATCTGATGATGCGCTGGAAATAGCAGCTCAGTACAAAGTCCCTGTAGTGACGACCGGGGCAGGAATGCCGGGCAAAGTCCTTGAGAGGCTCAAACCGCTGGGAACGATAGTTATTCCCGTCATAGCTTCAACGGCACATGCAGAGAGAGTGTCAAAGCAGGGTGCTGACGCTGTCGTCGCCGAGGGCAATGAGGCAGGCGGACACATAGGCGAGATAACTACCATGAATCTTGTTCCACAGGTCGTAGATGTAGTCTCAATACCTGTAATAGCGGCAGGCGGAGTGGCAGACGGAAGAGGCATGGCAGCTGCTTTTGCTCTGGGAGCTGAAGGAGTACAGGTAGGTACACGCTTTGTTTGTGCTGCAGAATCAAACGTGCATTTCAACTACAAAGAAAAAATAATTGAGGCAAACGACAGGGCCACTGTTGTCACAGGAAGGTCTACAGGACATCCTGTAAGAGGCATTAAGAACAAGCTCTCCAGGGAGTTTGAGGAACTTGAAAAAAAAGGTGCTTCAACAGAAGAACTTGAGAAACTTGGAACGGGCAAGCTGAGACTGGCAGTTGTTGACGGAGACACAATGTGGGGTTCGCTAATGGCAGGGCAGTCTGCCGGACTTGTTAAAAGAATTGAGCCCGCGTCAGCGATAATCATGGACATTGTCAATGGCGCTGCAGCGGAGATCGAAAGACTGAAGAGGTTTGCTGACTGA
- a CDS encoding 3-oxoacyl-ACP synthase, with translation MIKYIGRSAKILGTSKYIPEKIMTNKDFEKIVETNDQWIVERTGIRKRHFALDGEKCSDLAYRAALLALEDSGLNADQIDMILVGTNSPDTVFPSVSCKVQGRLGAVNAGAIDIQAGCTGSLTALTVAASGISSGIWDKVLVIGAEVFRDIIDWTDRGTCILFGDGAGACVIGVSDSEGGFTSTRLLADGTGHEMIRLESGEDHIMPIVKMKGNEVFKFVNTVMPKFIKGFCEESGVTPEDIDFWIFHQANTRIIDGVFKRLHISQEKTLINLPEYGNTSAASLMITLHEAMEAGRIKSGDKVCFVAFGAGMTLGVLLYEA, from the coding sequence ATGATCAAATACATTGGCAGGTCGGCAAAAATTCTGGGAACCAGTAAATATATCCCGGAAAAGATAATGACAAATAAGGATTTTGAAAAAATCGTAGAGACCAACGACCAATGGATCGTTGAGAGGACTGGTATACGCAAGAGACATTTTGCCCTTGATGGTGAGAAATGCAGCGATCTTGCTTACAGGGCAGCGCTTCTGGCCCTCGAAGATTCAGGGCTGAATGCTGATCAGATCGACATGATCCTGGTGGGGACCAATTCACCGGATACAGTCTTTCCAAGCGTTTCATGCAAAGTCCAGGGAAGGCTTGGCGCTGTCAACGCGGGAGCGATAGATATCCAGGCAGGATGTACAGGAAGTTTGACTGCACTCACAGTTGCAGCCTCCGGAATATCCAGCGGGATCTGGGACAAGGTCCTTGTAATAGGAGCTGAAGTTTTCAGGGACATTATCGACTGGACTGACAGGGGTACCTGCATCCTCTTCGGTGATGGCGCAGGGGCCTGCGTAATAGGAGTCTCCGATTCAGAGGGAGGATTTACTTCGACCCGTCTCCTTGCAGATGGCACAGGCCACGAAATGATAAGACTTGAGAGCGGTGAGGATCACATCATGCCGATCGTGAAGATGAAGGGCAATGAGGTCTTCAAGTTTGTAAATACAGTAATGCCGAAATTCATAAAGGGATTCTGCGAAGAATCAGGAGTGACTCCGGAAGACATAGATTTTTGGATATTCCATCAGGCTAATACGAGAATAATAGACGGGGTATTCAAAAGACTGCACATTTCGCAGGAAAAAACGCTGATCAACCTTCCCGAGTATGGCAATACATCGGCGGCATCGCTTATGATAACACTCCACGAGGCGATGGAGGCCGGCAGGATCAAAAGCGGAGACAAGGTATGCTTTGTGGCATTCGGAGCGGGAATGACACTGGGAGTCCTCCTCTACGAGGCTTAG
- a CDS encoding dihydroorotase: MGKILFTDFKIFNGTEFIEGRKVLVEDGKISKVGKDLDSSDAEVIDGYGKILSPGFVDLHAHFRDPGGEWNEDIGSGARAGAAGGFTTLIAMPNTKPAISEPSLVEYVLSHGKAAGASRILPSGCVSKNREGKEMAELLKMAEAGAVFFTDDGAPIATSSLFRLALMYTGKDQPRIMEHPEEISLFKGGQVHEGKVSALSGLKGIPAASEEIDVARGIALARETGGRVHFTHLSSAGALGLIRQAKKEGLDVTCDTTFHHLTLNENAVINSGYNSRYKVNPPLRSIGDQAALWEGMLDGTIDAIVTDHAPWHMDEKDEPFQDAPFGIASLECAAAVLIDFKNKNYPDVPLELILKQMTSSPASLLPEKWQSLGRIEEGAIADITVIDMERTRIVDCSEWFSKARCCPWEGIALTGWPVITFLEGRKIWQDNEDL; encoded by the coding sequence ATGGGAAAGATATTGTTCACGGACTTTAAAATATTTAACGGCACAGAATTTATTGAGGGCAGGAAAGTGCTGGTCGAGGACGGAAAGATCTCGAAAGTTGGCAAAGATCTTGACAGCAGTGACGCAGAGGTTATCGATGGTTACGGAAAGATCCTCTCACCTGGCTTTGTTGACCTTCATGCCCATTTCAGGGATCCGGGCGGTGAGTGGAACGAGGATATTGGTTCCGGAGCCAGGGCGGGAGCAGCCGGTGGATTTACGACACTTATTGCCATGCCCAATACCAAACCTGCAATTTCAGAGCCTTCTCTTGTAGAATATGTGCTGAGCCACGGGAAAGCAGCCGGTGCGTCAAGGATACTTCCATCCGGATGTGTCAGTAAAAACAGGGAAGGCAAGGAGATGGCAGAACTTCTCAAGATGGCTGAGGCAGGAGCTGTCTTTTTCACAGATGACGGAGCCCCTATAGCCACAAGTTCCCTTTTCCGCCTCGCATTGATGTACACAGGAAAAGATCAGCCTAGAATAATGGAGCATCCGGAAGAGATCAGCCTTTTCAAGGGCGGTCAGGTGCATGAGGGAAAGGTCAGTGCGCTGAGCGGCCTCAAGGGTATCCCCGCAGCATCAGAGGAGATAGATGTGGCAAGGGGAATAGCTCTTGCCAGGGAGACCGGGGGAAGAGTCCACTTTACACACCTGAGCAGTGCGGGAGCCTTGGGACTTATAAGGCAGGCCAAGAAGGAAGGGTTGGATGTCACATGTGATACCACCTTCCACCATTTGACCCTTAATGAAAACGCAGTTATCAACAGCGGTTATAACTCAAGATACAAAGTGAATCCTCCGCTTAGGAGCATAGGAGACCAGGCTGCTCTGTGGGAGGGGATGCTAGACGGAACGATAGATGCCATAGTGACAGACCACGCTCCATGGCACATGGATGAGAAAGATGAGCCATTCCAGGATGCACCGTTTGGGATAGCGTCACTTGAATGCGCTGCCGCTGTACTGATAGACTTTAAGAACAAGAACTACCCTGATGTACCGCTTGAGCTGATCCTGAAACAAATGACGAGCTCCCCGGCATCCCTCCTTCCTGAAAAGTGGCAGTCATTGGGCAGGATAGAAGAAGGGGCCATCGCGGACATAACGGTCATAGATATGGAAAGGACCAGGATCGTTGACTGCTCTGAATGGTTCAGCAAGGCAAGATGCTGCCCATGGGAAGGAATTGCCCTGACCGGCTGGCCTGTAATTACTTTTCTAGAAGGCAGGAAGATTTGGCAGGATAACGAAGATCTTTAG